From one Nocardioides scoriae genomic stretch:
- a CDS encoding sulfate/molybdate ABC transporter ATP-binding protein, with the protein MSLELAATVAERDLDVSLSVGDGEVVALLGPNGSGKSTALGLVAGLVHADTGAATLDGRTLFDTARRTWTEPHRRGVALLAQEPLLFPHLSALDNVAFGPRSQGRSRAESRDAARSWLRRVDAEAYAARRPAQLSGGQAQRIAVARALAADPRLLLLDEPMAALDVDVAPALRQVLRDVLAGRSAVVVTHDVLDALLLADRAVVLEAGRVVEDGPTAQVLSRPRSAFAARIAGLNMVRGRWQGHTVVREDGTRVEGHPHEPLAEGDAVVAVFRPSAVAIFRTPPEGSPRNVVEVTVTELEPIGDQVRVRAALASADVTPAAVAELDLAPGVRAHFVVKASEVSVYRQ; encoded by the coding sequence GTGAGCCTGGAGCTCGCCGCCACCGTCGCCGAGCGGGACCTCGACGTCTCGCTCTCCGTGGGCGACGGCGAGGTCGTGGCCCTGCTCGGGCCCAACGGCAGCGGGAAGTCGACGGCGCTGGGCCTGGTCGCCGGGCTCGTGCACGCCGACACGGGCGCGGCGACCCTCGACGGCCGCACCCTGTTCGACACGGCCCGACGCACCTGGACCGAGCCCCACCGCCGCGGGGTCGCGCTGCTGGCCCAGGAGCCGCTGCTGTTCCCCCACCTGAGCGCGCTCGACAACGTCGCGTTCGGCCCCCGCAGCCAGGGGCGCTCGCGCGCCGAGAGCCGCGACGCCGCCCGGTCCTGGCTGCGACGCGTCGACGCCGAGGCGTACGCCGCCCGCCGCCCCGCCCAGCTCTCCGGCGGCCAGGCGCAGCGGATCGCCGTCGCCCGCGCGCTGGCCGCCGACCCCCGCCTGCTGCTGCTCGACGAGCCGATGGCCGCCCTCGACGTCGACGTCGCCCCGGCCCTGCGCCAGGTGCTGCGCGACGTGCTCGCGGGTCGCTCCGCGGTGGTCGTGACCCACGACGTGCTCGACGCGCTGCTGCTGGCCGACCGGGCGGTGGTGCTGGAGGCCGGGCGGGTCGTCGAGGACGGCCCCACGGCCCAGGTCCTCTCGCGCCCGCGCAGCGCCTTCGCGGCCCGGATCGCGGGGCTCAACATGGTCCGGGGTCGCTGGCAGGGCCACACCGTGGTGCGGGAGGACGGCACCCGGGTGGAGGGCCACCCCCACGAGCCGCTCGCGGAGGGTGACGCGGTCGTGGCCGTCTTCCGGCCCAGCGCGGTGGCGATCTTCCGGACCCCGCCCGAGGGGTCGCCCCGCAACGTCGTCGAGGTGACCGTCACCGAGCTCGAGCCCATCGGCGACCAGGTCCGGGTGCGGGCCGCGCTGGCGAGCGCCGACGTCACGCCCGCGGCCGTGGCCGAGCTCGACCTGGCGCCCGGGGTGCGGGCCCACTTCGTCGTCAAGGCCAGCGAGGTCTCGGTCTACCGCCAGTGA
- the modA gene encoding molybdate ABC transporter substrate-binding protein: MKRMIGAAAAALLVCTSAACGSSDSGSSADSGDTGDSGSGTTTLTVYAAASLTDTFTEIGKQFEARNDGVSVKFSFGGSSDLVAQIQQGAPADVFASADTANMDKATGDDLVDGDPVDFATNTLEIAVPPDNPAGISSLDDLTASGTKVVLCAPEVPCGAAAAKVEEAAGIDISPVSEEQSVTDVLNKVETGEADAGLVYVTDVQGAGEAVEGITFPESDDAVNTYPIAALTDSKAGDLASRFVDFVTGTEGQQVLADAGFGKP; this comes from the coding sequence ATGAAGCGAATGATCGGTGCCGCAGCGGCAGCCCTGCTGGTGTGCACGAGCGCCGCGTGCGGATCCAGCGACTCCGGCAGCTCCGCCGACTCGGGCGACACGGGCGACAGCGGCTCGGGCACCACCACCCTCACCGTGTACGCCGCGGCGTCGCTCACCGACACCTTCACCGAGATCGGGAAGCAGTTCGAGGCCCGGAACGACGGCGTGAGCGTGAAGTTCAGCTTCGGCGGCTCCTCCGACCTGGTCGCCCAGATCCAGCAGGGCGCACCGGCCGACGTCTTCGCCTCGGCCGACACCGCCAACATGGACAAGGCCACCGGGGACGACCTCGTCGACGGGGACCCGGTCGACTTCGCGACCAACACGCTCGAGATCGCGGTGCCGCCGGACAACCCGGCCGGCATCTCCTCCCTCGACGACCTCACCGCGAGCGGGACCAAGGTCGTGCTGTGCGCCCCCGAGGTGCCGTGCGGTGCCGCGGCGGCGAAGGTCGAGGAGGCCGCCGGCATCGACATCTCCCCCGTCAGCGAGGAGCAGTCGGTGACCGACGTGCTCAACAAGGTGGAGACCGGGGAGGCCGACGCCGGCCTGGTCTACGTCACCGACGTCCAGGGGGCGGGCGAGGCGGTCGAGGGCATCACGTTCCCGGAGTCCGACGACGCCGTGAACACCTACCCGATCGCCGCGCTCACTGACAGCAAGGCGGGCGACCTGGCCAGCCGGTTTGTCGACTTCGTCACCGGCACCGAGGGCCAGCAGGTCCTCGCCGACGCCGGCTTCGGCAAGCCCTGA
- a CDS encoding polysaccharide pyruvyl transferase family protein gives MDHSDVVVCSFYTADDYYRDHADQLRKNLADLGLHGELEEVAKGADEDWADICRRKIAFLGRICDRFPDAKVFWIDVDCRLHDLPAYVTGSTADLVGFQRGFGAPSTIGYANRTRFWEPCFFGIGTSPAARKFVADAVALEAASDLKATDDYFFEESWRSNAPSLSFQVIPSAAVTGRSAPGVAAFFTFGSSGNVAEFKSKVVQHDRVEGVARRAGTARQRALRTAKAVERRLAQRSGRLTDRLRLVADRSGLTHALTQGSHQPAGTSRHRQALVNQMVVQGQRGDLEGVRSLAARLNASSIPTVAEAGAQRAAESFAHYAREGSVDQPLPLSWWSRPFPGNFGDWLSPLVLQAASQRPVTYLSPTAPTLQPHLVMVGSIGRFVRSRSIVVGTGIASEEIELDGRAHYVSLRGPVTADLLRRQGGPSVTSLGDPGVLLSRLLPVERGETNGRVALVRHFKHASLPLTLPEDMDELSVLMSHPDEIRAFMETLAGYRAVVTSAMHVMIACHSYGIPCALVGFRGFEDAVHGSGIKYDDYARGAGLTERWDPVVVDLDLRRTRLDDLLREVRISDAKLDEVEAAVAAGIAAYQERTA, from the coding sequence ATGGACCACAGCGACGTCGTCGTCTGCTCGTTCTACACCGCGGACGACTACTACCGAGACCACGCCGACCAGCTGCGCAAGAACCTCGCCGACCTCGGTCTGCACGGCGAGCTCGAGGAGGTCGCCAAGGGCGCCGACGAGGACTGGGCCGACATCTGCCGCCGCAAGATCGCCTTCCTCGGCCGGATCTGCGACCGCTTCCCCGACGCCAAGGTGTTCTGGATCGACGTCGACTGCCGGCTGCACGACCTGCCGGCGTACGTCACGGGGTCGACCGCGGACCTGGTCGGCTTCCAGCGCGGCTTCGGCGCGCCCTCGACGATCGGCTACGCCAACCGCACCCGCTTCTGGGAGCCCTGCTTCTTCGGCATCGGCACCAGCCCGGCCGCCCGCAAGTTCGTCGCCGACGCCGTCGCGCTGGAGGCGGCCTCGGACCTCAAGGCCACCGACGACTACTTCTTCGAGGAGTCCTGGCGCAGCAACGCCCCGTCGCTGAGCTTCCAGGTCATTCCGTCGGCGGCCGTCACCGGCCGCAGCGCCCCCGGCGTGGCGGCGTTCTTCACCTTCGGGTCGAGCGGCAACGTCGCGGAGTTCAAGTCCAAGGTGGTCCAGCACGACCGGGTCGAGGGCGTCGCCCGTCGGGCCGGCACCGCCCGGCAGCGGGCGCTGCGCACCGCCAAGGCCGTCGAGCGGCGGCTCGCCCAGCGCTCGGGTCGCCTCACCGACCGGCTGCGCCTGGTCGCCGACCGCAGCGGGCTGACGCACGCGCTCACCCAGGGCAGCCACCAGCCCGCCGGCACCTCGCGCCACCGCCAGGCGCTGGTCAACCAGATGGTGGTGCAGGGGCAGCGCGGCGACCTCGAGGGCGTGCGGTCGCTGGCCGCGCGCCTCAACGCGAGCAGCATCCCCACCGTCGCCGAGGCGGGCGCGCAGCGGGCCGCGGAGTCGTTCGCCCACTACGCCCGCGAGGGCAGCGTGGACCAGCCGCTGCCGCTGAGCTGGTGGTCGCGGCCCTTCCCGGGCAACTTCGGCGACTGGCTGAGCCCGCTGGTGCTGCAGGCGGCCTCCCAGCGGCCGGTCACCTACCTCTCGCCCACGGCCCCGACGCTGCAGCCGCACCTGGTCATGGTGGGCTCCATCGGCCGCTTCGTGCGCTCCCGCTCCATCGTGGTCGGCACCGGCATCGCCTCGGAGGAGATCGAGCTCGACGGCCGCGCCCACTACGTCTCGCTGCGGGGTCCGGTCACCGCCGACCTGCTGCGCCGGCAGGGCGGCCCCTCGGTCACCAGCCTCGGCGACCCGGGGGTGCTGCTCTCCCGGCTGCTCCCGGTCGAGCGCGGCGAGACCAACGGGCGAGTGGCGCTGGTGCGCCACTTCAAGCACGCCAGCCTGCCCCTGACCCTGCCGGAGGACATGGACGAGCTCAGCGTCCTGATGTCGCACCCGGACGAGATCCGCGCCTTCATGGAGACGCTGGCGGGCTACCGTGCGGTGGTGACGAGCGCGATGCACGTGATGATCGCCTGCCACAGCTACGGCATCCCGTGCGCGCTGGTGGGCTTCCGCGGGTTCGAGGACGCCGTGCACGGCAGCGGCATCAAGTACGACGACTACGCCCGCGGCGCCGGCCTGACCGAGCGCTGGGACCCCGTCGTGGTCGATCTCGACCTGCGCCGCACCCGCCTCGACGACCTGCTGCGCGAGGTCCGGATCAGCGACGCCAAGCTCGACGAGGTCGAGGCCGCCGTGGCCGCCGGCATCGCGGCGTACCAGGAACGGACGGCCTGA
- a CDS encoding TOBE domain-containing protein: MRIRDAAVFLGVSDDTVRRLVEAGTLPATSDGAGRKVIDGYELARFAREQSTTSPDPLGVHSSARNRFVGLVTDIKRDTVMAQVELQCGPFRVVSLMSSEAVDDLDLQLGSVAVAVVKSTTVIIETPEGAS, encoded by the coding sequence ATGAGGATCAGGGACGCCGCGGTGTTCCTCGGCGTCAGCGACGACACCGTGCGACGGCTGGTCGAGGCCGGCACGCTGCCGGCGACGAGCGACGGGGCGGGCCGCAAGGTCATCGACGGCTACGAGCTGGCCCGGTTCGCCCGGGAGCAGTCGACGACGAGCCCCGACCCGCTGGGCGTGCACAGCTCGGCGCGCAACCGCTTCGTCGGCCTGGTCACCGACATCAAGCGCGACACCGTCATGGCCCAGGTCGAGCTGCAGTGCGGCCCGTTCCGGGTCGTGTCGCTGATGTCCAGCGAGGCGGTCGACGACCTCGACCTGCAGCTGGGCTCCGTGGCCGTCGCGGTCGTCAAGTCGACGACCGTCATCATCGAGACCCCCGAGGGAGCGTCATGA
- a CDS encoding SsgA family sporulation/cell division regulator has product MKQTKTAQIITESVALEFVDPQGDTTELEADLVFDPADPFAVTMVFRTGAQEVHWTFGRELLVEGLYEPTGDGDVHVWPCLSSNGSAVVIVELCSPDGELLVQASSRAVNQFVNRMLASVPDGQESAFVDFDSELARILAS; this is encoded by the coding sequence ATGAAGCAGACCAAGACCGCTCAGATCATCACCGAGAGCGTCGCGCTCGAGTTCGTCGACCCGCAGGGGGACACGACCGAGCTCGAGGCCGACCTGGTCTTCGACCCGGCCGACCCGTTCGCGGTGACCATGGTGTTCCGCACCGGTGCCCAGGAGGTCCACTGGACCTTCGGTCGCGAGCTGCTGGTCGAGGGTCTCTACGAGCCCACCGGTGACGGCGACGTCCACGTGTGGCCCTGCCTCAGCTCCAACGGTTCCGCGGTCGTCATCGTCGAGCTCTGCTCCCCCGACGGCGAGCTGCTCGTGCAGGCCAGCAGCCGCGCGGTCAACCAGTTCGTCAACCGGATGCTCGCCTCCGTGCCGGACGGCCAGGAGAGCGCGTTCGTCGACTTCGACTCCGAGCTGGCCCGCATCCTCGCCAGCTGA
- a CDS encoding aminotransferase class IV has translation MQVWVNGQLLDDPTAPAVVVSDHGLTVGDGVFEAVKVVGGVPFALTRHLERLLRSAEALGLPAPDLDDVRRGVAAVLDPEPLALGRLRITFTGGPAPLGSGRGAAAPTLVVVAAAMDPAPATTALHLVPWPRNERGALAGVKSTSYAENVVALAEAQRHDATEALFANLAGHVCEGTGSNIGYVVDGQVRTPTLGSGCLAGVTRGLLLEWAPDVVEVDEPVEVLDRAEEIFLMSTTRDVQGVRRYGERDLEAPGPVTRALQRTWTAREAEQADP, from the coding sequence ATGCAGGTGTGGGTCAACGGTCAGCTCCTCGACGATCCGACGGCGCCGGCGGTGGTCGTCTCCGACCACGGGCTGACCGTGGGGGACGGGGTCTTCGAGGCGGTCAAGGTCGTCGGGGGAGTGCCCTTCGCGCTCACCCGCCACCTGGAGCGCCTGCTGCGCTCCGCCGAGGCGCTGGGGCTGCCCGCCCCCGACCTCGACGACGTGCGCCGCGGGGTGGCGGCCGTGCTGGACCCCGAGCCGCTGGCGCTCGGCCGGCTGCGGATCACCTTCACCGGCGGTCCGGCACCCCTGGGGTCCGGTCGCGGGGCGGCCGCTCCCACGCTCGTCGTCGTGGCCGCCGCCATGGACCCCGCTCCCGCGACGACGGCGCTGCACCTGGTCCCGTGGCCCCGCAACGAGCGGGGGGCGCTCGCCGGCGTCAAGTCCACGTCGTACGCCGAGAACGTGGTCGCCCTCGCCGAGGCCCAGCGCCACGACGCGACCGAGGCGCTGTTCGCCAACCTCGCCGGGCACGTCTGCGAGGGGACGGGCTCCAACATCGGCTACGTCGTCGACGGGCAGGTCCGCACGCCCACCCTCGGCTCGGGCTGCCTGGCGGGCGTGACCCGCGGGCTGCTGCTGGAGTGGGCCCCCGACGTCGTCGAGGTCGACGAGCCGGTGGAGGTGCTCGACCGGGCCGAGGAGATCTTCCTGATGTCCACGACCCGCGACGTCCAGGGCGTGCGCCGCTACGGCGAGCGCGACCTCGAGGCCCCCGGGCCGGTCACGCGGGCCCTGCAGCGCACCTGGACCGCGCGCGAGGCCGAGCAGGCCGACCCCTGA
- a CDS encoding ABC transporter permease: MPRATRQVGLPTWVFAPAAVGGAFVVLPLVAMLTRVDVGGFVGLVTSESSVAALLLSLRTSATSTLLCVVLGVPMAMVLARTEFRGQQLVRSLVLLPLVLPPVVGGIALLYTFGRRGLLGETIDVLGLQIAFSTTAVVMAQTFVALPFLVVSLEGALRTAGGRYEAVASTLGATPSTVFRRVTLPLVLPGLVSGAVLAFARALGEFGATITFAGSLQGVTRTLPLEIYLQRETDPDAAVALSLVLVVVAVLVIGLARGRGNL, encoded by the coding sequence ATGCCACGCGCCACCCGCCAGGTCGGGCTGCCCACCTGGGTCTTCGCGCCGGCGGCGGTGGGCGGCGCGTTCGTCGTGCTGCCGCTGGTGGCGATGCTCACCCGCGTCGACGTCGGCGGGTTCGTCGGGCTGGTCACCTCCGAGTCGTCGGTGGCGGCGCTGCTGCTGAGCCTGCGGACCTCGGCGACCAGCACCCTGCTGTGCGTGGTCCTCGGGGTGCCGATGGCGATGGTGCTGGCGCGCACCGAGTTCCGCGGCCAGCAACTGGTGCGCTCCCTCGTGCTGCTCCCCCTCGTGCTGCCGCCGGTGGTGGGCGGCATCGCCCTGCTCTACACCTTCGGCCGGCGCGGGCTGCTCGGCGAGACGATCGACGTGCTCGGGCTGCAGATCGCGTTCTCGACCACGGCGGTCGTGATGGCCCAGACCTTCGTCGCGCTGCCGTTCCTCGTCGTCAGCCTCGAGGGCGCGCTGCGCACGGCGGGCGGGCGCTACGAGGCGGTGGCCTCGACCCTGGGCGCCACCCCGTCGACGGTGTTCCGGCGGGTGACCCTGCCGCTGGTGCTGCCGGGGCTGGTGTCGGGCGCGGTGCTGGCCTTCGCCCGGGCGCTGGGCGAGTTCGGCGCGACCATCACCTTCGCCGGCAGCCTGCAGGGCGTGACCCGCACCTTGCCGCTGGAGATCTACCTCCAGCGCGAGACCGACCCGGACGCGGCCGTGGCGCTGTCGCTGGTGCTCGTGGTCGTGGCCGTCCTGGTCATCGGCCTGGCCCGGGGCCGGGGCAACCTGTGA
- a CDS encoding class I SAM-dependent methyltransferase has translation MGDFRRRVASSRFARAAALPTRIRVVGRHDLGVLTDSARWLTRSREHTNFTYDLQPLNREHLSWWVAGVADVPVDEVRSYVRELEEDDDLVRHVRTMTQESDRRGLADSEVRFGRRLGWYALVRATRPNHVVETGTDKGLGSVVLAAALLRNGTGRLTTIDVNAESGYLVTDRYAGVVERRLGDSLALLGEESSPVDLFLHDSLHTRAHELAELAAVEPRLAPGALVLSDNAHATDALMTWAEQRGRSFSYWQERPDRHWYPGCGIGLAR, from the coding sequence ATGGGTGACTTCCGCCGCCGCGTGGCCAGCAGCAGGTTCGCCCGAGCAGCGGCCCTTCCGACCCGCATCCGTGTCGTGGGACGCCACGACCTCGGCGTGCTGACCGACTCGGCCCGGTGGCTGACCCGGTCGCGCGAGCACACCAACTTCACCTACGACCTGCAGCCGCTGAACCGCGAGCACCTCTCGTGGTGGGTGGCAGGAGTCGCGGACGTGCCCGTCGACGAGGTCCGCTCCTACGTCCGCGAGCTGGAGGAGGACGACGACCTCGTGCGGCACGTCCGGACGATGACGCAGGAGAGCGACCGCCGCGGCCTCGCCGACAGCGAGGTCAGGTTCGGTCGCAGGCTCGGCTGGTACGCCCTCGTCCGCGCCACGAGGCCGAACCACGTCGTCGAGACCGGGACGGACAAGGGGTTGGGATCGGTGGTGCTCGCGGCGGCGCTGCTGCGCAACGGCACCGGTCGACTGACCACCATCGACGTCAATGCCGAGTCCGGCTACCTGGTCACGGACCGGTACGCGGGGGTGGTGGAGCGGAGGTTGGGCGACAGCCTCGCGCTGCTGGGCGAGGAGTCGTCGCCCGTCGACCTGTTCCTGCACGACAGCCTGCACACCCGCGCTCACGAGCTCGCCGAGCTGGCGGCGGTCGAGCCCCGGCTGGCGCCGGGGGCGCTCGTGCTCAGCGACAACGCCCACGCGACCGACGCCCTGATGACCTGGGCCGAGCAGCGCGGGCGGTCCTTCTCCTACTGGCAGGAGCGGCCCGACCGTCACTGGTATCCCGGCTGCGGCATCGGCCTGGCGCGCTAG